The following proteins are encoded in a genomic region of Candidatus Hydrogenedentota bacterium:
- a CDS encoding DUF2961 domain-containing protein, with the protein MIRNHLASILPMLLILCLGILAAMPEARADPLETLPRLKEGRSMRSSSSAPDWRASNADARPIASGESLVIADLEGPGVINHIWNTVAAEDKGYSRLLVIRMYWDGEEAPSVEVPLGDFFAMGHGIDYPLQSLPVTVTAEGKARNCYWSMPFRKSAKITITNEGPGKVHSFYYYVDWRKLEALPEDTAYFHAMYRQEFPTESGKRYLIAAISGTGHYVGTVLSVRQRTALWWGEGDDFWFIDGETEPSLRGTGTEDYFCDPWGLREISTPYYGAPLMEGYKNPLDRCTSYRWHITDPVLFNISLRFEIEHMGAALGEDGTIRSGFEERSDDFSSVAFWYQIEPHQPYPPLPKAKDRLYEDTEKMIQAETKLEAAHASAGTISVQPDVGSGAGQLWWTPVEADQTLELVVDVTENQADHLFLVLTCARDYGIFDVELDGELVGNTLNLYSPNIKGKEVRFTIPPLEKGEHRLRFINKGKDEASSGYLFGLDGYLISVIDSN; encoded by the coding sequence ATGATCAGAAACCATCTTGCCAGTATTTTGCCCATGTTGTTGATTCTTTGTTTGGGAATCCTTGCCGCGATGCCAGAAGCAAGGGCCGATCCTTTGGAAACTCTTCCTCGTTTGAAAGAAGGACGTAGCATGCGTTCTTCCTCGAGCGCCCCGGACTGGCGCGCAAGCAATGCCGATGCACGACCCATCGCCTCGGGCGAAAGCCTTGTTATCGCGGATCTGGAAGGGCCGGGCGTCATTAACCATATCTGGAACACGGTGGCGGCAGAAGATAAAGGCTATTCCCGTTTGCTTGTCATTCGCATGTACTGGGATGGTGAGGAAGCGCCTTCAGTAGAAGTTCCTTTGGGCGACTTTTTCGCCATGGGACACGGCATAGACTATCCGCTCCAATCTCTTCCCGTAACGGTTACTGCTGAGGGTAAAGCACGGAACTGCTATTGGTCTATGCCTTTTCGCAAGTCAGCGAAAATCACCATCACGAACGAAGGCCCCGGCAAGGTGCACAGCTTTTATTATTACGTGGATTGGCGAAAACTGGAAGCATTGCCCGAAGATACTGCCTACTTTCATGCCATGTATCGGCAAGAATTTCCCACGGAATCCGGAAAACGCTATCTCATCGCAGCTATCAGCGGAACCGGCCATTATGTGGGCACTGTTTTGAGCGTGCGGCAACGTACCGCTCTTTGGTGGGGAGAAGGAGATGACTTTTGGTTTATTGACGGCGAAACGGAACCGAGCCTGCGCGGCACGGGTACAGAAGACTATTTCTGTGACCCTTGGGGACTGCGGGAAATATCAACGCCCTATTATGGTGCCCCTCTAATGGAAGGCTATAAGAACCCCCTCGATCGTTGCACCTCTTACCGTTGGCACATTACAGACCCTGTCCTATTCAACATATCGCTGCGATTTGAAATCGAACACATGGGCGCCGCTTTAGGGGAAGACGGTACCATACGTTCCGGTTTTGAAGAACGGTCTGATGATTTTTCATCGGTAGCTTTTTGGTATCAGATAGAACCTCACCAACCCTATCCTCCCCTTCCGAAAGCCAAAGACCGGCTCTATGAAGATACGGAAAAAATGATCCAAGCTGAAACCAAGCTTGAAGCTGCTCACGCATCAGCAGGCACGATCAGCGTTCAACCTGATGTGGGCAGCGGTGCAGGGCAACTGTGGTGGACACCTGTGGAAGCGGATCAAACGCTCGAATTGGTCGTAGACGTGACTGAAAACCAAGCTGATCACCTTTTTCTGGTGCTGACCTGTGCCCGCGATTACGGTATTTTCGATGTTGAATTGGATGGTGAGCTTGTCGGCAATACCCTCAACCTCTATAGCCCAAATATTAAAGGAAAAGAAGTACGTTTCACGATTCCTCCCCTTGAAAAGGGCGAACATCGTTTGCGCTTTATCAATAAAGGAAAAGATGAGGCGAGCAGTGGTTATTTATTTGGACTGGACGGGTATTTAATCTCGGTCATCGATTCCAACTAA
- a CDS encoding glycosyltransferase gives MGAPLISVILPVFNGAPYLEEALRSILRQTEGDWELIAVDDGSTDDTPEILKTLTEQDKRIRLIQRDHEGIVAALCLACSEAKGNLLARMDADDIAEPTRFAEQADLLRQEPEVQLCSTRVQTIGSDSGTGWKRYERWINARCHHDDIVRELFVECPLPHPGFMMRRLFYEKIGGYRDRGWPEDYDLVMRAWQGGARFAKPDPILLRWREHPERLSKNDPRYTPKAFRQLKRHFLSHSYLKRRTVPFIQWGAGEVGKRWLREWPTPPQAVVDIHPRKVGRIIHGVRVIPREALPAPGQAFVVIAVGARGARSDIRHYLGRKGYEELRHYLFIA, from the coding sequence GTGGGTGCGCCGCTCATTTCAGTCATCCTCCCCGTTTTTAATGGCGCCCCTTATCTGGAAGAAGCGCTGCGCTCCATCTTGAGACAAACGGAAGGGGATTGGGAATTGATCGCTGTAGATGACGGCTCCACCGATGATACGCCGGAAATCTTGAAGACCCTCACAGAACAGGATAAACGCATCCGTCTTATTCAACGAGATCACGAGGGTATTGTTGCAGCTTTGTGTCTCGCCTGCTCCGAAGCAAAAGGAAACCTTCTTGCACGAATGGATGCCGATGACATAGCCGAGCCCACGCGCTTTGCCGAGCAAGCAGACTTATTAAGACAGGAGCCGGAAGTGCAGCTTTGCAGCACCCGCGTTCAAACGATCGGCTCTGATTCCGGCACCGGATGGAAACGCTATGAACGCTGGATTAATGCGCGCTGTCATCATGACGACATTGTTCGTGAACTCTTTGTAGAATGTCCGCTGCCCCATCCGGGCTTTATGATGCGCCGCCTTTTTTACGAAAAGATCGGTGGTTATCGTGACCGAGGCTGGCCCGAAGATTACGATCTGGTCATGCGTGCTTGGCAAGGGGGCGCGCGATTCGCAAAACCGGATCCCATACTCCTTCGTTGGCGCGAACATCCTGAACGGCTGTCGAAAAACGACCCTCGGTATACGCCCAAAGCCTTTCGACAGCTGAAACGCCATTTTCTCAGCCATAGTTATCTCAAGCGGCGGACAGTGCCTTTTATCCAGTGGGGTGCAGGCGAAGTGGGAAAGCGTTGGCTCCGTGAATGGCCTACACCACCCCAAGCTGTAGTGGATATTCATCCGCGCAAAGTCGGGCGGATCATTCACGGTGTCCGTGTCATCCCGCGGGAGGCATTGCCCGCGCCGGGACAGGCTTTTGTGGTCATCGCCGTGGGCGCGCGGGGCGCCCGAAGCGATATCCGCCACTATCTGGGGCGCAAAGGCTACGAGGAACTGCGTCACTATCTCTTTATCGCCTGA
- a CDS encoding 5-formyltetrahydrofolate cyclo-ligase yields the protein MTLLREQKRLLRQRYNLRRKAMPHETWQHLSQAIFKALTEAPCFITAPRLLLYLSSKDNEVDTHAILNAALSAGKEVFVPLTQSDPPRLIWSRLRHTDTLHRNTFGILEPAPGTAELVPTPAEGLCVTPGLAFTRNGARLGYGGGYYDRFLEHFRGVSVGLAFELQLAASLPQSPHDQGVNHVLTEKQWYPAAPEC from the coding sequence ATGACCTTGCTTCGTGAACAGAAAAGGCTGCTGCGTCAACGCTATAATCTGCGAAGGAAAGCTATGCCTCATGAAACGTGGCAGCATCTCAGTCAGGCTATTTTTAAGGCACTGACGGAAGCGCCTTGTTTCATCACGGCTCCTCGTTTGCTTTTATATCTCTCTTCCAAAGATAATGAAGTGGATACGCACGCAATCCTTAACGCGGCGTTAAGCGCCGGCAAGGAAGTTTTTGTTCCCCTCACCCAAAGTGATCCGCCAAGGCTTATATGGTCGCGGCTCAGACATACCGATACACTGCACCGCAACACTTTCGGCATCTTGGAGCCTGCCCCCGGCACGGCGGAGCTTGTGCCCACGCCAGCGGAAGGATTGTGTGTCACGCCCGGGCTCGCGTTTACCCGAAATGGGGCGCGGTTGGGCTATGGGGGCGGCTATTATGATCGCTTCTTAGAACATTTCCGGGGGGTGTCGGTGGGACTGGCTTTTGAATTGCAACTGGCGGCCAGTCTGCCCCAAAGTCCTCATGATCAAGGGGTGAACCATGTGCTTACGGAAAAACAATGGTATCCTGCCGCCCCGGAATGCTAA
- a CDS encoding peptidase M19, which produces MFLRTMNRSRLKKPYFISSHAQDLHRRLSIADLHCDALLSNRDLLAFGHRGHVDIPRLFQGNIALQFFSIPTLAPVRAGIPWLPSDTDALKWLLMTSGWPPNTHNSTFQRVLYAAQLLQDTASRSVGLFRIIKSRKDLDAFLRDRQTDPRLTAGILGVEGLHSLEDHVDNLQRFFDAGVRTAGLVHLHDNALGGSAHGHRREGLSDFGLHVLRWMESHHMLVDLAHSSSRLLESVLAQCTRPLIISHTGLYGAYCCSRNISDAHAREVARKRGVIGIGFFPWAIGACSMGALFKSLAYAVDLVGSDHVALGSDWDGMVTTPFDASGMGLVTDMLLHRGFSEADIAKIMGGNVFRVLRETLPDR; this is translated from the coding sequence TTGTTTCTTCGCACAATGAATCGATCGCGGCTGAAGAAGCCCTATTTTATTTCTTCACATGCCCAAGACCTTCACCGGCGCTTGAGTATTGCCGATTTGCACTGCGACGCGCTCTTGTCCAATCGCGATTTACTGGCTTTTGGTCATAGGGGGCATGTAGATATTCCCCGCCTATTTCAAGGCAATATTGCACTTCAGTTTTTCTCTATCCCCACCTTGGCTCCTGTTCGAGCGGGTATTCCGTGGCTGCCATCAGACACAGACGCGTTGAAGTGGCTGTTAATGACCTCAGGTTGGCCGCCAAATACCCATAACAGTACCTTTCAGCGTGTTTTATATGCTGCTCAGTTGCTTCAAGACACGGCCTCGCGATCAGTGGGTCTATTCCGTATTATAAAGAGCCGAAAAGATCTTGATGCTTTTTTGAGAGATCGACAGACTGACCCCCGCTTGACAGCCGGTATTTTAGGAGTAGAGGGACTTCACAGCCTTGAGGATCATGTGGATAACTTACAGCGATTTTTCGATGCCGGCGTACGCACCGCCGGATTGGTGCATCTTCATGATAATGCCCTTGGCGGCAGCGCCCACGGGCACAGGCGCGAAGGGCTATCTGACTTTGGCCTTCATGTACTCCGTTGGATGGAAAGTCATCATATGCTTGTGGATCTTGCACACAGTTCCTCTCGGCTTTTGGAGTCCGTACTCGCTCAGTGTACCCGTCCGTTGATTATTTCTCATACGGGACTCTACGGTGCTTATTGTTGTTCACGCAATATTAGTGATGCCCACGCCCGAGAAGTCGCACGTAAAAGAGGAGTCATTGGAATAGGCTTTTTCCCGTGGGCAATTGGCGCATGTTCCATGGGAGCGCTGTTCAAAAGTCTCGCCTACGCAGTTGATCTTGTGGGTTCCGATCACGTGGCGCTGGGATCAGACTGGGACGGTATGGTCACGACTCCTTTTGATGCTTCGGGGATGGGTCTGGTTACCGATATGCTTTTACATCGCGGTTTTTCTGAAGCGGATATCGCCAAAATAATGGGGGGTAATGTCTTTCGTGTTTTACGGGAAACACTTCCCGATCGGTAA